In Sandaracinaceae bacterium, one DNA window encodes the following:
- a CDS encoding PAS domain S-box protein, translating into MSSSIDSLFGGDLDHESRLRLENELRRAIEQAVPDGIAAADATGRQVYVNPALCEMLGWPAEELVGAMPPYVYWPQAEIPRIQAAFEQTIRGESPPNGYGLSFQRRSGEQFHVRVRIGAMELPGGVAAFLAAVTDIDAQHRAEEALRRSERIYRAIGESMDYGIWICDADGRNTYASQSFLDLVGITQQECSEFGWGEVLHPDDAEGTIAAWKECARTGAFWEREHRFKGVDGEWHSVLARGVPIRDEREEIVCWAGINLDIQALKDAERAVRESDRRKSEFIAVLAHELRNPLAPLQSAIELLEEDRSEAVVDRSLEVMRRQVAHMTRLVDDLLEVNRMSRGTIELRRELVDLRDVIQAAVESVSGGVKRQDHVLSSDVAPGAMVMDADPVRVTQAISNVLDNAVKYTPKGGAITLHAEREADELVIRVVDDGIGVEPEELDAMFDMFTQLEVGAGSARAGLGIGLSLVREIVALHGGRISARSEGRGRGLELELRFPASDRDVAAPSSDAASAQTRRALLVVDDNRDAADMLAVLLERHGHDIETVYDGRAALERLRTGRFDAALVDLGMPGLDGFEVAQAARGDASIGDVKLIALTGWGREEDRDRSREAGFDGHVVKPPKVKELFALLETLSARTPE; encoded by the coding sequence GTGAGCTCCTCCATCGACTCCCTGTTCGGGGGCGATCTCGATCACGAATCCCGCCTGCGCCTCGAGAACGAGCTCCGGCGGGCCATCGAGCAGGCCGTCCCCGACGGAATCGCGGCCGCCGACGCGACGGGGCGACAGGTGTACGTCAACCCGGCCCTGTGCGAGATGCTGGGGTGGCCGGCCGAGGAGCTGGTGGGGGCCATGCCGCCCTATGTGTACTGGCCTCAGGCGGAGATCCCTCGCATCCAGGCCGCGTTCGAGCAGACCATCCGCGGCGAGTCTCCCCCCAACGGCTACGGGCTCTCCTTCCAGCGCCGCTCGGGGGAGCAATTCCACGTGCGAGTACGCATCGGCGCCATGGAGCTCCCCGGCGGCGTCGCCGCGTTCCTCGCGGCCGTGACCGACATCGACGCCCAGCATCGCGCGGAGGAGGCGCTCCGGCGGAGCGAGCGCATCTACCGGGCCATCGGCGAATCCATGGACTACGGGATCTGGATCTGCGACGCCGACGGCAGGAACACCTACGCGAGTCAGTCCTTCCTCGATCTGGTCGGCATCACCCAGCAGGAGTGCTCGGAGTTCGGGTGGGGAGAGGTGCTGCACCCCGACGACGCCGAAGGCACCATCGCGGCGTGGAAAGAGTGCGCGCGGACGGGGGCGTTCTGGGAGCGCGAGCACCGCTTCAAGGGGGTCGACGGCGAGTGGCACTCGGTGCTCGCGCGCGGGGTCCCCATCCGCGACGAGCGCGAGGAGATCGTGTGCTGGGCCGGCATCAACCTCGACATCCAGGCGCTGAAGGACGCCGAGCGCGCGGTCCGCGAGAGCGACCGCCGCAAGAGCGAGTTCATCGCGGTGCTCGCCCACGAGCTGCGCAACCCGCTCGCGCCCCTGCAGAGCGCGATCGAGCTGCTCGAGGAGGATCGCTCCGAGGCGGTCGTCGACCGGTCGCTCGAGGTCATGCGTCGACAGGTCGCGCACATGACCCGCCTCGTGGACGACCTGCTCGAGGTCAACCGCATGAGCCGCGGCACGATCGAGCTCCGGCGCGAGCTGGTCGATCTGCGCGACGTCATCCAGGCCGCGGTCGAGTCGGTGAGCGGCGGGGTGAAGCGCCAGGACCACGTCCTGTCGAGCGACGTGGCGCCCGGGGCCATGGTGATGGACGCCGACCCGGTGCGCGTGACCCAGGCGATCTCCAACGTGCTCGACAACGCGGTGAAGTACACGCCGAAGGGGGGCGCGATCACGCTCCACGCGGAGCGCGAGGCCGACGAGCTGGTGATCCGCGTCGTCGACGACGGGATCGGCGTGGAGCCGGAGGAGCTCGACGCGATGTTCGACATGTTCACCCAGCTCGAGGTCGGCGCGGGCAGCGCGCGCGCCGGGCTGGGGATCGGTCTCTCGCTCGTGCGGGAGATCGTCGCGTTGCACGGTGGGCGCATCTCCGCGCGGAGCGAAGGGCGAGGCCGCGGGCTCGAGCTCGAGCTGCGATTCCCCGCGAGCGACCGAGACGTCGCGGCGCCGTCCTCCGACGCAGCCTCCGCGCAGACCCGTCGCGCCCTCCTCGTCGTCGACGACAACCGAGACGCCGCCGACATGCTGGCGGTGCTGCTCGAGCGCCACGGCCACGACATCGAGACGGTCTACGACGGCCGCGCCGCGCTCGAGCGCCTGCGCACGGGGCGCTTCGACGCCGCGCTCGTCGATCTGGGCATGCCCGGGCTCGATGGCTTCGAGGTGGCGCAGGCGGCGCGCGGCGACGCGTCCATCGGCGACGTGAAGCTCATCGCGTTGACGGGGTGGGGGCGCGAAGAGGACCGCGACCGGTCGCGCGAGGCGGGCTTCGACGGACACGTCGTCAAGCCGCCGAAGGTGAA
- a CDS encoding MYXO-CTERM sorting domain-containing protein, translated as MRALLHPGSLLLVCSSVVFGASPALARVDLTSGGGFLFDINESDDFASAGSLANGSVDAYDTCYSLRVGRDEYMPAGASTLSLGGRQVEMPVQAMGGLNVRRIVYVPAAGGDFARYLEVLENDGASPITIAVEIYGNLGSDSGTVVTATSSGDTIVSAADTWFASDDAADGSGDPSLAHVFSGAAPAVSPSAISLSGDNLGYTWSVTVPASGRVVIMHFAVQAMTRAMAAAEAMRLEATPDTALMGADPYLDAIVNFDLASEGAPRITFSSPFEVPEGASFVVEATIEDLEGDAFDHSWDLDDDGVFGEAVGALTYTAPAGATDGPGVVRVGIEATDAMGNTAQRYRAIRVDNVAPRVTSAPPAVTSVGVDLAYDIEVEDPAGAMDPPRFALVEGPARMTVSDGGRVSWVPTESDVTLAGEAIDVAVSIDDGDDGVIEHRWALMVSPNRPPSAPTPAFPTDRVALLDRAPRLVAQNAEDPDLDPLRYVFEIDTVDTFDSEDLRTSEPLEETPGFTEWRLDPPLEENHLYFWRVKANDGSVDSEWRQAAFFVVRDPDLPPLDAGLPDGGVIGEGGVIPGIDAGAGSGGGGCAVSTPTPPRLPGWALLLFGALLVRRRRAHDAFSTNTKTIR; from the coding sequence ATGCGCGCTCTTCTCCATCCCGGGTCGCTGCTCCTCGTGTGCTCGTCCGTCGTGTTCGGCGCCAGCCCGGCCCTCGCGCGGGTGGACCTGACGAGCGGCGGCGGCTTCCTCTTCGACATCAACGAGTCGGACGACTTCGCCTCCGCCGGCTCGCTCGCCAACGGCAGCGTCGACGCCTACGACACCTGCTACTCGCTCCGCGTCGGGCGCGACGAGTACATGCCCGCGGGCGCCTCGACGCTCTCGCTCGGCGGCCGGCAAGTCGAGATGCCGGTCCAGGCGATGGGCGGGCTGAACGTGCGGCGGATCGTCTACGTCCCTGCAGCCGGGGGTGACTTCGCGCGCTACCTCGAGGTGCTCGAGAACGACGGGGCCAGCCCGATCACGATCGCGGTCGAGATCTACGGAAACCTCGGCAGCGACTCCGGCACGGTCGTGACCGCGACGAGCTCCGGGGACACGATCGTGAGCGCGGCCGACACCTGGTTCGCGAGCGACGACGCGGCGGACGGAAGCGGCGACCCCTCGCTCGCCCACGTGTTCAGCGGGGCCGCTCCCGCCGTGAGCCCGAGCGCGATCTCGCTGAGCGGCGACAACCTCGGCTACACCTGGTCGGTCACCGTTCCGGCGAGCGGCCGCGTGGTGATCATGCACTTCGCGGTGCAGGCGATGACCCGCGCGATGGCCGCCGCCGAGGCGATGCGGCTCGAGGCGACGCCGGACACCGCGCTGATGGGCGCCGACCCCTACCTGGACGCCATCGTCAACTTCGATCTCGCGAGCGAGGGCGCGCCGCGCATCACCTTCAGCAGCCCGTTCGAGGTGCCGGAGGGCGCGTCGTTCGTCGTGGAGGCGACGATCGAGGACCTCGAGGGCGACGCGTTCGATCACTCGTGGGACCTCGACGACGACGGGGTGTTCGGTGAGGCGGTCGGCGCCCTCACCTACACCGCGCCGGCGGGCGCGACGGACGGTCCGGGGGTGGTCCGCGTCGGCATCGAGGCCACCGACGCGATGGGCAACACGGCGCAGCGCTACCGCGCCATCCGGGTCGACAACGTCGCGCCGCGGGTCACGAGCGCGCCGCCCGCGGTGACCAGCGTCGGCGTCGATCTCGCGTACGACATCGAGGTCGAGGACCCCGCGGGCGCGATGGACCCGCCGCGCTTCGCCCTCGTCGAGGGCCCGGCCCGCATGACGGTCTCCGACGGCGGGCGCGTCAGCTGGGTCCCGACCGAGTCCGACGTCACCTTGGCGGGCGAGGCCATCGACGTCGCCGTCTCGATCGACGACGGCGACGACGGCGTCATCGAGCACCGCTGGGCGCTCATGGTCTCGCCCAACCGCCCCCCGAGCGCCCCCACGCCCGCCTTCCCCACCGACCGCGTCGCGCTGCTCGATCGCGCGCCGCGGCTCGTGGCCCAGAACGCCGAGGATCCCGACCTCGATCCGCTGCGCTACGTCTTCGAGATCGACACCGTCGACACCTTCGACTCGGAGGACCTTCGCACCTCGGAGCCCCTCGAGGAGACGCCCGGCTTCACCGAGTGGCGGCTCGATCCGCCGCTCGAGGAGAACCACCTCTACTTCTGGCGCGTGAAGGCCAACGACGGCTCGGTCGACAGCGAGTGGCGACAGGCCGCGTTCTTCGTGGTGCGCGATCCGGATCTGCCGCCGCTCGACGCGGGTCTCCCCGACGGGGGTGTGATCGGCGAAGGCGGCGTGATCCCCGGGATCGACGCGGGCGCGGGATCCGGAGGCGGGGGCTGCGCGGTCTCCACACCGACGCCGCCGCGGCTGCCCGGTTGGGCCCTGCTCCTCTTCGGGGCCCTCCTGGTGCGTCGGCGCCGAGCCCATGACGCCTTTTCCACGAATACCAAAACAATCCGTTGA